One Thioclava electrotropha DNA segment encodes these proteins:
- a CDS encoding DUF5927 domain-containing protein — translation MTVGFIMMCHTALDRAAQVARFWSEGGSPVVIHVDARVTAHDYNGFKKMLSDLENVSFSRRYKCDWGTWSLVAASQAAAEQMLALHDDVRHVYLASGSCLPLRPLHELTDYLDARPYTDFIESVTTTEVGWTVGGIDIERFTLRFPFSWKKQRRMFDRYVEFQRRVGFKRRIPDGLVPHLGSQWWCLTRQTLSAILEDPDRALYDRYFKRVWIPDESYFQTLARLYSTSIESRSLTLTKFDFQGKPHIFYDDHLQLLRRSDCFVARKIWPKADKLYRTFLDKSPGRSVMAEPNPAKIDRLFSKSIERRTRGRPGLYMQSRFPKKDHENGKTSAPYSIFHGFSDLFENFDGWLAKYVGARVHGHLYAPERAEFAGNERMFNGCLTDDAALRDYNPRAFLTNLIWNSRGERQCYMFSPRDNQANNWFTATDPNAQISVITGAWALPLSRKNENFATIRREAAMLQKRELEHLEILRSMYVKARVRIWTVADFIENPMEPLQTIIDEISPRATRRLTEAPQMVDLSGFNQFLQNLKNQGMQPLVMGDFPLEQSGQRDAATRRGRPYLVK, via the coding sequence GTGACAGTCGGATTCATCATGATGTGCCACACCGCGCTCGACCGGGCCGCGCAGGTCGCGCGGTTCTGGTCGGAGGGCGGATCGCCCGTGGTGATCCATGTCGATGCTCGCGTGACCGCGCATGACTATAACGGCTTCAAGAAGATGCTCTCCGATCTGGAGAATGTCTCCTTCTCGCGGCGCTACAAATGTGACTGGGGCACGTGGTCGCTGGTCGCCGCCAGCCAAGCCGCGGCCGAGCAGATGCTGGCGCTTCACGACGACGTGCGCCACGTCTATCTGGCGTCGGGCTCCTGCCTGCCGCTGCGCCCGCTGCACGAGCTGACCGACTATCTCGACGCGCGTCCCTATACCGATTTCATCGAGAGCGTGACCACCACCGAAGTCGGCTGGACCGTCGGCGGGATCGACATCGAACGCTTCACGCTGCGCTTCCCTTTCTCGTGGAAAAAGCAGCGGCGCATGTTCGACCGCTATGTCGAATTTCAGCGCCGAGTGGGCTTCAAACGGCGCATCCCCGACGGGCTGGTGCCGCATCTGGGCAGCCAATGGTGGTGCCTGACGCGGCAGACCCTGTCAGCCATTCTGGAAGACCCCGATCGCGCGCTCTATGACCGCTATTTCAAGCGCGTCTGGATCCCGGATGAGAGCTATTTCCAGACCCTCGCAAGGCTCTATTCCACCTCGATCGAGAGCCGGTCGCTGACGCTGACCAAGTTCGATTTTCAGGGCAAGCCGCATATCTTCTACGACGATCACCTGCAGCTTCTGCGGCGGTCGGACTGTTTCGTGGCGCGGAAAATCTGGCCCAAGGCGGATAAGCTCTACCGGACCTTCCTCGACAAAAGCCCCGGGCGCTCCGTCATGGCGGAGCCGAACCCGGCCAAGATCGACCGGCTGTTTTCCAAGTCGATCGAGCGGCGGACGCGCGGGCGGCCGGGCCTCTACATGCAGAGCCGTTTTCCCAAGAAGGACCACGAGAACGGCAAGACCTCGGCGCCCTATTCGATCTTCCACGGCTTCTCGGATCTCTTCGAGAATTTCGACGGCTGGCTCGCGAAATACGTGGGCGCGCGGGTGCATGGCCATCTCTACGCGCCCGAGCGCGCCGAATTCGCGGGCAATGAGCGGATGTTCAACGGCTGCCTGACCGACGACGCGGCGCTGCGCGACTACAACCCGCGTGCTTTTCTCACGAACCTGATCTGGAACTCGCGCGGCGAACGTCAGTGCTACATGTTCTCGCCGCGCGACAATCAGGCGAATAACTGGTTCACCGCGACCGACCCGAATGCGCAAATCTCGGTCATTACCGGCGCCTGGGCGCTGCCTCTGTCGCGCAAGAACGAGAATTTCGCGACGATCCGGCGCGAGGCCGCGATGCTGCAAAAACGCGAGTTGGAGCATCTGGAGATTCTGCGCTCGATGTATGTGAAGGCGCGCGTGCGAATCTGGACCGTCGCGGATTTCATCGAGAACCCGATGGAGCCCCTGCAGACCATCATCGACGAGATCAGCCCCCGCGCGACTCGCCGCCTGACCGAAGCGCCGCAGATGGTCGATCTGTCGGGGTTCAACCAATTCCTGCAAAATCTCAAGAACCAGGGGATGCAGCCGCTCGTGATGGGGGATTTCCCGCTCGAGCAAAGCGGGCAGCGCGATGCCGCCACCCGCCGCGGTCGCCCCTATCTGGTGAAATAA
- the lptA gene encoding lipopolysaccharide transport periplasmic protein LptA gives MFRARFFTACAMAVSFPVLVMAQSVDFGGLRADKTAPVEVTADSLNVNQESGQAVFSGNVEVTQGDMHMKAAELEVFYASDKRSEITRLHATGGVTLVSPTEAAEAEEAVYDVKAGTVVMTGNVLLTQGDNVMSGNKLNVDLSTGAGTMDGRVRTLLKPAGSK, from the coding sequence ATGTTTCGAGCGCGTTTTTTCACCGCCTGTGCGATGGCGGTTTCGTTCCCGGTTCTCGTGATGGCGCAAAGCGTCGATTTCGGGGGGCTGCGCGCCGACAAGACCGCCCCGGTCGAAGTCACGGCCGACTCGCTCAACGTCAATCAGGAAAGCGGCCAGGCAGTGTTCTCCGGCAACGTGGAGGTCACGCAGGGCGACATGCACATGAAAGCCGCTGAGCTTGAGGTGTTCTACGCCAGCGACAAACGCTCCGAGATCACCCGGCTGCACGCGACGGGCGGGGTCACGCTGGTCTCGCCCACCGAGGCGGCAGAGGCCGAGGAAGCCGTCTACGACGTGAAGGCGGGCACCGTCGTGATGACCGGCAACGTGCTGCTGACCCAAGGCGACAACGTGATGTCGGGCAACAAGCTCAATGTCGATCTGAGCACCGGCGCCGGCACCATGGACGGGCGTGTGCGCACGCTTCTGAAGCCCGCCGGGAGCAAGTGA
- the hpf gene encoding ribosome hibernation-promoting factor, HPF/YfiA family, whose amino-acid sequence MRYQITGKQIDVGEALQSHVKSELGEVAEKYMQRPTDAQITFSRDAHEYICEATVHLSTGLTASAKGHATEIYAAFDAAREKMDKQLRRHKRRLKDHHRDRAEPVEFEAAGLYVLASEEDDDTGETHEGAPMIVAEMETKVPTLSVGEAVMQMELSDASLLVFRNEKHGGVNVVHRREDGNVGWIDPRNSK is encoded by the coding sequence ATGCGTTACCAAATCACCGGCAAACAAATCGATGTCGGAGAGGCCCTGCAATCTCACGTCAAGTCGGAGTTGGGCGAGGTCGCCGAGAAATATATGCAGCGTCCCACCGACGCGCAGATCACCTTCTCGCGCGATGCGCATGAATATATCTGCGAAGCGACGGTGCACCTGTCGACCGGGCTAACCGCTTCGGCCAAGGGTCATGCCACGGAAATCTATGCGGCCTTCGATGCGGCGCGCGAAAAGATGGACAAGCAACTGCGGCGTCACAAGCGCAGATTGAAAGATCATCACCGCGACCGTGCTGAACCAGTTGAATTCGAAGCTGCAGGTCTATATGTGCTCGCCTCGGAAGAGGATGACGATACCGGCGAGACGCACGAAGGTGCTCCGATGATCGTAGCCGAGATGGAAACCAAGGTTCCCACTCTCTCGGTCGGTGAAGCGGTCATGCAGATGGAGCTGTCTGATGCGTCGCTACTCGTCTTCCGCAACGAGAAACATGGCGGGGTCAACGTCGTTCATCGGCGTGAAGACGGCAATGTCGGCTGGATCGACCCGCGCAACAGCAAATGA
- a CDS encoding PTS sugar transporter subunit IIA, whose protein sequence is MDLSKLLVPGAVKVLSNVTSKKRLFQDLGDIAAACYKIDAAETVDALQERESLGPTGVGHGVALPHARLDGLSEVVGVFLRLEKPLDFDAVDRLPVDLVFALFAPKDSGVEHLKALALVSRTMRDPETCEKLRANTDPSTLHAVLTEAQSRQAA, encoded by the coding sequence ATGGACCTATCTAAACTTCTCGTGCCTGGCGCGGTCAAAGTGCTGTCGAATGTCACGAGCAAGAAACGCCTGTTTCAAGATCTCGGTGACATCGCGGCGGCGTGCTACAAGATCGACGCCGCAGAGACTGTCGATGCGCTGCAGGAGCGTGAAAGCCTCGGGCCGACCGGTGTCGGCCACGGCGTTGCGCTTCCGCATGCGCGGCTCGACGGGCTGAGCGAAGTCGTGGGTGTCTTCCTGCGTCTGGAAAAGCCGCTCGATTTCGACGCGGTGGACCGGCTGCCGGTCGATCTGGTCTTCGCGCTCTTCGCGCCGAAGGATTCCGGGGTCGAGCATCTCAAGGCGCTGGCCCTCGTGTCGCGCACGATGCGCGATCCGGAAACATGCGAGAAGCTGCGGGCGAATACCGATCCTTCGACGCTACACGCAGTGCTGACGGAGGCGCAGAGCCGTCAGGCGGCCTGA
- a CDS encoding DedA family protein, whose protein sequence is MFNWITGVIASFGYFGIAGLMLLENVFPPIPSELIMPLAGYMAAQGKFSLIGLIVAGTIGSVLGALLWYWIGLKIGIKRLCHLSSRHGRWIGITPRDITRTKKWFDKHGWVGVFFGRMLPGVRTLISVPAGMARMPFVPFLAYTTLGSALWTALLTVAGYLLGKQYSEVASWVNPVSTGVIVVLVLLYAYRVITWKPLRDDDEPSGATPARES, encoded by the coding sequence ATGTTCAACTGGATCACCGGCGTCATCGCGTCCTTCGGCTATTTCGGCATCGCGGGGCTGATGCTGCTGGAGAACGTGTTCCCGCCGATCCCGTCAGAGCTGATCATGCCACTCGCAGGCTATATGGCGGCGCAGGGGAAATTCTCGCTGATCGGGCTGATCGTCGCGGGCACCATCGGTTCGGTGCTGGGCGCGCTCCTTTGGTACTGGATCGGCCTCAAGATCGGGATCAAGCGTCTGTGCCACCTGTCGAGCCGCCATGGCCGCTGGATCGGCATCACCCCGCGCGACATTACCCGCACCAAGAAATGGTTCGACAAGCACGGCTGGGTGGGCGTGTTCTTCGGGCGCATGCTGCCCGGCGTCCGCACGCTGATCTCGGTGCCAGCGGGCATGGCGCGCATGCCGTTCGTCCCGTTCCTTGCCTACACGACGCTGGGCAGCGCGCTTTGGACCGCATTGCTGACAGTCGCGGGCTATCTGCTCGGCAAGCAGTACAGCGAAGTCGCAAGCTGGGTGAACCCGGTCTCGACCGGCGTGATCGTGGTGCTCGTCCTGCTCTACGCCTATCGGGTGATTACCTGGAAGCCGCTGAGAGATGACGACGAACCCAGCGGCGCCACGCCCGCGCGCGAGAGCTGA
- the lptB gene encoding LPS export ABC transporter ATP-binding protein — MTENAVKSDTGLAPVAGQGGLQVRGLRKSYKRRPVIRDVSLDLLRGEVVALLGPNGSGKTTCFYNIAGLIRPDAGEVLIDGRDVTGLPMYRRARLGIGYLPQEASIFRGLSVEDNIMAVLEVAESDPHTRRERLEELLGDFSIGHLRQAPALALSGGERRRCEIARCLAADPKYLLLDEPFAGVDPIAVSEIRALVAQLKDRGIGVLITDHNVRETLEIVDRAYILHDGTVLMSGTAEEVVQDENVRRVYLGQHFRIL; from the coding sequence ATGACCGAGAATGCCGTCAAAAGCGACACCGGGCTCGCCCCGGTCGCGGGCCAGGGCGGTTTGCAGGTCCGGGGTCTGCGCAAGAGCTACAAGCGCCGCCCCGTGATTCGCGACGTCTCGCTCGACCTGTTGCGTGGCGAGGTCGTGGCGCTTCTCGGACCGAACGGTTCGGGCAAAACCACCTGTTTTTACAATATCGCCGGACTGATCCGTCCCGATGCGGGCGAGGTTCTGATCGACGGGCGCGATGTGACAGGCCTGCCGATGTATCGCCGCGCGCGGCTCGGGATCGGCTATCTGCCGCAGGAAGCCTCGATTTTCCGCGGGCTTTCGGTCGAAGATAACATCATGGCGGTGCTGGAAGTGGCGGAGTCCGATCCGCACACCCGTCGCGAGCGGCTGGAAGAACTTCTGGGCGATTTCTCGATCGGCCATCTGCGCCAGGCGCCCGCGCTGGCGCTGTCCGGGGGCGAGCGTAGGCGCTGCGAAATCGCGCGCTGTCTGGCCGCCGATCCGAAATATCTGTTGCTGGACGAACCCTTCGCTGGCGTCGATCCGATCGCCGTGTCGGAGATTCGCGCGCTCGTCGCACAGCTGAAAGATCGGGGTATCGGGGTTTTGATCACCGATCACAATGTGCGCGAAACGCTCGAGATCGTGGATCGTGCCTACATTCTGCATGACGGGACGGTGCTGATGTCGGGCACCGCGGAAGAGGTTGTGCAGGACGAAAACGTCCGCCGCGTCTATCTCGGCCAGCACTTCCGCATCCTCTGA
- a CDS encoding nodulation protein NodH: protein MPKFDSFVVFAEMRTGSNLLEAALNDLDGVTCHGEAFNPALIGYPNRKELVGVTKAQRDDDPLTLWGAIKSRDGLNGCRYFHDHDPRMLAVFVNDPKCAKIVLTRNPIESYVSLMIARATGQWKLGDAKHRKATKARFDAEEFEAHLEGLQNFQVTLQNALQRSGQTAFYIDYEDAQSVEVLNGLANWLGVAGRLNKLPETLKVQNPEPLEAKVANFPGMEASLARLDRFNLSKTPNFEPRRGPGVPGFIASEAGLLYMPLRPAMDAPVRDWLAATGELVEGFSQKTLRQWKRRHTGHRSFTVLRHPLMRAHLAFNAVLNWDTMDETRAVLRQSYKLPIPEEGQSIAQGDYAEALIAFLGWLKSNLANQTSLPVNTLWATQSAALQGIGQFALPDLLVREERIAEDFAYLASMTGVEAPAFVPGETDTAAIKLADIWTPDLEAAARETYTRDMMQFGFGNWRD, encoded by the coding sequence ATGCCCAAGTTTGACAGTTTCGTCGTCTTTGCCGAGATGCGCACCGGCTCCAATCTGCTGGAAGCTGCGCTGAACGATCTGGACGGCGTGACCTGCCATGGCGAGGCGTTCAACCCGGCGCTGATCGGCTATCCGAACCGCAAGGAACTGGTGGGCGTCACCAAGGCGCAGCGCGATGACGACCCGCTGACGCTATGGGGCGCGATCAAATCGCGGGACGGGCTGAACGGCTGCCGCTATTTCCACGATCACGACCCCCGGATGCTGGCCGTCTTCGTGAACGATCCGAAATGCGCGAAGATCGTGCTGACCCGCAATCCGATCGAGAGCTATGTCAGCCTGATGATCGCGCGCGCCACCGGCCAGTGGAAGCTGGGCGATGCGAAGCACCGCAAGGCCACGAAGGCGCGCTTCGATGCCGAGGAGTTCGAGGCGCATCTGGAAGGGCTACAGAACTTTCAAGTGACGCTGCAAAACGCGCTGCAACGCTCGGGGCAGACGGCCTTCTACATCGATTACGAGGATGCGCAGTCGGTCGAGGTGCTCAACGGTCTCGCGAATTGGCTGGGCGTCGCGGGGCGGCTCAACAAGCTGCCCGAGACCCTGAAAGTGCAGAACCCCGAGCCGCTCGAGGCGAAGGTCGCGAATTTCCCGGGAATGGAGGCGTCGCTGGCGCGGCTCGACCGGTTCAACCTGTCGAAAACCCCGAATTTCGAGCCCCGGCGCGGTCCCGGCGTCCCCGGCTTCATCGCGAGCGAGGCGGGGCTGCTTTATATGCCGCTTCGACCCGCGATGGATGCACCGGTCCGCGACTGGCTGGCGGCGACCGGCGAACTGGTCGAAGGGTTCAGCCAGAAGACCCTGCGCCAGTGGAAACGTCGCCATACCGGCCATCGCAGCTTCACTGTGCTGCGCCACCCGCTGATGCGCGCGCATCTCGCGTTCAACGCGGTGCTCAACTGGGACACTATGGACGAGACCCGCGCCGTCCTGCGTCAAAGCTACAAGCTGCCGATCCCGGAGGAGGGGCAGAGCATCGCGCAAGGCGACTATGCCGAGGCGCTGATCGCTTTCTTGGGCTGGCTCAAATCCAATCTCGCGAACCAGACGAGCCTGCCGGTGAATACGCTCTGGGCAACGCAATCGGCGGCGCTTCAGGGGATCGGCCAGTTTGCCCTGCCCGACCTTCTGGTGCGCGAGGAGCGGATCGCGGAGGATTTCGCCTATCTCGCCAGCATGACCGGGGTGGAGGCCCCTGCCTTCGTACCCGGCGAGACCGACACCGCCGCGATCAAGCTCGCCGATATCTGGACGCCCGACCTCGAAGCCGCCGCGCGCGAGACCTATACGCGCGACATGATGCAGTTCGGCTTCGGCAACTGGCGCGACTGA
- a CDS encoding ABC transporter permease yields the protein MKSKKLWSWLALAFGALYFALPLLGTLEFSLRARRGVYSLDAYRSVLADPQFRETFSYSVVMAIFTILVGALIVVPTAYWVRLKLPHWRPVVEFITLLPLVIPPIVIVFGYIRLYNTSSILPLTGTTTGTNLLLMLGYATLSLPYMYRAVDTGLRTIDVGTLTEAAQSLGAGWSTILARVILPNVLVAVLSGAFITFAIVIGEFVLASLLNRPAFGPYMQLTGANKAYEPAALAVIAFSITWICMGLIQLVTRFSKHTNAKR from the coding sequence ATGAAATCCAAGAAACTCTGGTCCTGGCTCGCGCTGGCGTTCGGGGCGCTCTATTTCGCGCTGCCGCTGCTTGGCACGCTTGAATTCTCGCTGCGCGCGCGGCGCGGGGTCTATTCGCTCGACGCTTACCGCTCGGTGCTGGCCGATCCGCAATTCCGCGAGACCTTCAGCTACTCCGTCGTGATGGCGATCTTCACGATCCTCGTGGGCGCGCTGATCGTGGTGCCGACCGCCTATTGGGTGCGTCTCAAGCTGCCGCATTGGCGCCCGGTCGTGGAGTTCATCACGCTCCTGCCGCTGGTGATCCCGCCGATCGTGATCGTCTTCGGCTATATCCGGCTCTATAACACCTCGTCGATCCTGCCGCTGACCGGCACGACGACGGGCACCAACCTCCTGCTGATGCTGGGCTATGCCACGCTCTCGCTGCCTTACATGTATCGCGCGGTCGATACCGGGCTGCGCACGATCGATGTCGGCACGCTGACCGAAGCCGCGCAAAGCCTCGGCGCCGGGTGGAGCACGATCCTCGCCCGCGTGATCCTGCCGAACGTGCTGGTCGCGGTGCTCTCGGGCGCCTTCATCACCTTCGCCATCGTCATCGGCGAGTTCGTCCTCGCCTCGCTCCTCAACCGGCCGGCATTCGGCCCCTATATGCAGCTGACCGGCGCGAACAAGGCTTACGAGCCTGCCGCGCTTGCGGTGATCGCCTTCTCGATCACCTGGATCTGCATGGGGCTGATCCAACTCGTCACCCGGTTTTCCAAACATACGAACGCAAAGCGGTAA
- a CDS encoding ribonuclease D: MAIHLHQNDLPDGLDLGPVVAIDSETMGLDPRRDRLCLVQLSAGDGDAHLVKIAQGQTEAPNLCRMLADPSVEKLFHFARFDVAALYNAFGVETKPVFCTKIASKMVRTFTDRHGLKVLVQELVGVDISKQQQSSDWGAAELTDAQMEYAASDVLYLHQIKAELVARLERENRLGLAQACFDFLPTRAKLDLLGWDEPNDIFHH; encoded by the coding sequence GTGGCAATCCACCTGCATCAAAACGACCTTCCTGACGGGCTCGATCTCGGTCCCGTCGTGGCCATCGACTCCGAGACGATGGGCCTCGACCCGCGCCGCGACCGGCTCTGCCTCGTGCAGCTTTCGGCGGGCGATGGCGATGCGCATCTGGTGAAGATCGCCCAAGGTCAGACCGAAGCGCCGAATCTGTGCCGCATGCTGGCCGATCCGTCGGTGGAGAAGCTGTTCCACTTCGCGCGCTTCGACGTCGCCGCGCTTTATAATGCGTTCGGGGTGGAGACGAAGCCGGTCTTCTGCACCAAGATCGCCTCGAAGATGGTGCGCACGTTCACCGATCGCCACGGGCTGAAAGTGTTGGTTCAGGAGCTTGTCGGCGTCGACATCTCCAAGCAGCAGCAAAGCTCGGACTGGGGCGCGGCGGAGCTGACCGACGCGCAGATGGAATATGCGGCCTCGGACGTGCTCTACCTGCATCAGATCAAGGCCGAACTCGTGGCGCGGCTCGAGCGCGAGAACCGGCTCGGGCTGGCGCAGGCCTGTTTCGATTTCCTGCCGACGCGTGCGAAGCTCGATCTGCTGGGCTGGGATGAACCCAATGACATCTTCCACCACTGA
- the lptC gene encoding LPS export ABC transporter periplasmic protein LptC: protein MMYDNSHTRLVTWAKIVLPLLALALLSTIFLVSRRIDPSAAIPYAKVDVEKLARENAVTRPEYSGVTDTGATLSVTAAQARTQPSQDQGASADQVAAKLTAPDGHVTDLSANEGLFQPNSNRIDLTGKVAMQTSDGYRVNSDKVELQTDSSILTSPGPIHGTSPFGTLDAGYMQMVPTADGSSHDLVFKQGVKLVYQPQQ, encoded by the coding sequence ATGATGTACGACAACAGCCATACGCGACTGGTGACCTGGGCGAAGATCGTCCTGCCGCTGCTCGCGCTGGCGCTGTTGTCGACGATCTTTCTCGTCTCGCGCCGGATCGATCCGAGCGCCGCGATTCCCTATGCCAAGGTCGATGTCGAGAAACTCGCGCGCGAAAATGCGGTCACCCGGCCCGAATATTCCGGCGTGACCGATACCGGCGCGACGCTGTCGGTGACCGCCGCGCAGGCCCGCACCCAGCCCTCGCAGGATCAGGGTGCGAGTGCCGATCAGGTCGCGGCGAAGCTGACCGCGCCCGATGGCCATGTGACCGATCTGAGCGCGAATGAGGGTCTATTTCAGCCCAATTCGAACCGGATCGACCTGACCGGCAAGGTCGCGATGCAGACCTCCGATGGCTACCGGGTGAACTCCGACAAGGTCGAGTTACAGACCGATAGCAGTATCCTGACCTCGCCCGGTCCTATCCATGGGACGTCCCCTTTCGGAACGCTCGATGCGGGCTATATGCAGATGGTCCCGACGGCGGATGGCAGCAGTCACGATCTTGTTTTCAAACAGGGTGTGAAGCTGGTATATCAGCCGCAACAATGA
- a CDS encoding ABC transporter ATP-binding protein: protein MASLEIEHLEKSFGANRVVKDFNLSIEEGEFISLLGPSGCGKTTVLRMVAGFESPSGGAIRIGGQDVTHLGANQRNIGMVFQAYALFPNLTVAQNVGFGLRVAKRPRAEIKARVAEMLELIGLPDLGNRYPFQLSGGQQQRVALARALAIQPRVLLLDEPLSALDAKIRVSLREEIRDIQRRLGITTIFVTHDQEEALSISDRVVVMNGGVAEQIGAPFEIYNQPKTRFVAQFVGTLNALEAEVADPARGALRVGNTEVILSEPVTAGQGTPVTLAARPEVLALGRREGNDTVFTGRIVETHFLGSILRVRMEVEGQLIALDTFNRPGNPPPKVGTEAEVSVASRDLLVLAD, encoded by the coding sequence ATGGCCTCTCTCGAGATCGAACATCTGGAAAAATCCTTCGGCGCGAACCGCGTTGTGAAAGATTTCAACCTCTCCATCGAAGAGGGCGAATTTATCTCGCTGCTCGGTCCGTCCGGCTGCGGCAAGACGACCGTGCTGCGGATGGTGGCGGGCTTCGAGAGCCCTTCGGGCGGCGCGATCCGCATTGGTGGGCAGGACGTCACGCATCTGGGGGCGAACCAGCGAAATATCGGAATGGTGTTTCAGGCCTACGCGCTGTTTCCGAACCTGACGGTCGCGCAGAACGTGGGCTTCGGGCTGCGCGTGGCGAAACGTCCGCGCGCCGAGATCAAGGCCCGTGTGGCCGAGATGCTCGAGCTGATCGGTCTGCCCGATCTGGGCAATCGCTATCCGTTCCAGCTGTCGGGCGGGCAACAGCAGCGTGTGGCGCTGGCGCGTGCGCTCGCGATCCAGCCGCGCGTGCTGCTGCTCGACGAGCCGCTCTCCGCGCTCGATGCGAAGATCCGCGTGAGTCTGCGCGAAGAAATCCGCGATATTCAGCGCCGCCTCGGCATCACCACGATCTTCGTGACCCACGATCAGGAAGAGGCGCTGTCGATCTCGGATCGGGTGGTGGTGATGAATGGCGGTGTGGCCGAGCAGATCGGCGCGCCCTTCGAGATCTACAACCAGCCGAAGACCCGCTTCGTCGCGCAATTCGTGGGCACGCTGAACGCGCTCGAGGCCGAAGTGGCCGATCCGGCGCGCGGCGCTCTGCGCGTCGGCAACACCGAGGTGATCCTGTCCGAACCGGTCACCGCAGGTCAGGGGACTCCGGTCACGCTGGCCGCGCGGCCCGAAGTTCTGGCGCTCGGCCGCCGCGAGGGCAATGACACGGTGTTCACGGGGCGGATCGTCGAGACGCATTTCCTCGGCTCGATCCTGCGGGTGAGAATGGAAGTGGAAGGGCAGCTTATCGCGCTCGACACGTTCAACCGCCCCGGCAATCCGCCGCCCAAGGTCGGCACCGAGGCCGAGGTCAGCGTCGCAAGCCGCGATCTGCTGGTTCTGGCCGACTGA
- a CDS encoding KpsF/GutQ family sugar-phosphate isomerase, whose protein sequence is MTSSTTDYSDVARRVIGIEVAGLEALAASLDGEFSRAVAMILKTEGRVIVSGMGKSGHIGRKIAATLASTGTPAHFVHPAEASHGDLGMVTRHDLALVLSNSGETPELADLIAHTRRFQIPLIGVASRPDSTLLRQADLALVLPKAEEACGTGVVPTTSTTMTLALGDALAVALMEHREFTAEHFRTFHPGGKLGARLSKVSDLMHRDMPLVAEDTPMPDALLMMSQKGFGVVGVTDEAGRLTGIVTDGDLRRHMQGLLEHKVSEVMTANPRTIAPGQLAEAAVAQMNERKITALFVVEDEKPVGFLQIHDCLRAGIV, encoded by the coding sequence ATGACATCTTCCACCACTGATTATTCCGACGTCGCCCGCCGCGTGATCGGCATCGAGGTCGCTGGGCTGGAAGCCTTGGCGGCGAGCCTCGATGGTGAGTTTTCGCGCGCGGTGGCGATGATCCTCAAGACCGAGGGGCGCGTGATCGTCTCCGGCATGGGGAAATCGGGCCATATCGGGCGCAAGATCGCGGCGACGCTGGCCTCGACCGGGACGCCCGCGCATTTCGTGCATCCGGCGGAGGCGAGCCACGGCGATCTGGGCATGGTCACCCGGCACGATCTGGCGCTGGTCCTGTCAAACTCCGGGGAGACGCCGGAGCTGGCCGATCTGATCGCCCATACGCGGCGCTTTCAGATCCCGCTGATCGGTGTCGCGAGCCGCCCGGACTCGACCCTGCTGCGGCAGGCCGATCTGGCGCTGGTGCTGCCCAAGGCCGAAGAAGCCTGCGGCACGGGCGTTGTGCCCACCACCTCGACGACGATGACGCTCGCACTCGGTGACGCGTTGGCCGTCGCTCTGATGGAGCATCGCGAATTCACCGCCGAGCATTTCCGCACCTTCCATCCGGGCGGCAAGCTGGGCGCGCGGCTTTCCAAGGTCTCGGACCTGATGCATCGCGATATGCCGCTGGTGGCGGAAGACACGCCGATGCCCGATGCGCTCTTGATGATGAGCCAGAAGGGATTCGGCGTGGTCGGCGTCACCGATGAGGCGGGCCGCCTGACCGGGATCGTCACCGACGGCGATTTGCGGCGTCATATGCAGGGTCTGCTCGAGCATAAGGTCTCGGAGGTGATGACCGCCAATCCGCGCACCATCGCGCCCGGACAATTGGCCGAGGCCGCCGTGGCGCAGATGAACGAGCGCAAGATTACCGCGCTCTTCGTGGTCGAAGACGAAAAGCCCGTGGGCTTCCTGCAGATCCACGACTGCCTGAGGGCCGGGATCGTCTGA